In Methanobrevibacter sp., one genomic interval encodes:
- a CDS encoding DUF1847 domain-containing protein, producing the protein MKNYSCSNCGIINCKHQDSEYPKFCPTKELTRDEIIEIEKLYNEDNNKEISRISAEIEEEFYCKYTRVEEIIEFAKRLKMNKIGITACVGLMEESRTFAKILDKHDFEVYSVACKVGAMKKTEIAGVDDKKTNITGNIMCNPILQAKILNNEKTDLNVIIGLCVGHDSLFYKYSDALCTTLVTKDKVLAHNPVGALYQTNTYYKKLMKRD; encoded by the coding sequence ATGAAAAATTACTCATGTAGCAATTGCGGAATTATAAACTGCAAACACCAAGATTCAGAATATCCTAAATTCTGTCCAACAAAAGAATTAACACGTGATGAAATAATAGAAATTGAAAAACTCTACAATGAAGACAACAACAAAGAGATATCACGGATATCTGCAGAAATTGAAGAGGAGTTCTACTGCAAATACACGAGAGTAGAAGAAATCATAGAATTTGCCAAAAGACTAAAAATGAATAAAATAGGAATAACTGCCTGTGTGGGGCTAATGGAAGAAAGCAGAACATTTGCTAAAATCCTTGACAAACACGATTTTGAAGTGTATTCCGTAGCATGTAAAGTCGGAGCAATGAAAAAAACAGAAATAGCAGGTGTTGATGATAAAAAAACAAATATAACTGGAAATATAATGTGCAACCCGATACTGCAGGCAAAAATACTCAATAATGAAAAAACAGACCTTAATGTAATAATAGGGTTATGTGTAGGTCATGATAGTCTTTTCTATAAATATTCTGATGCCCTATGCACAACACTTGTAACAAAAGACAAAGTGCTCGCACACAATCCTGTGGGAGCGTTATACCAAACAAACACCTATTATAAGAAGCTGATGAAAAGGGATTAG